One window of the Natrinema sp. CBA1119 genome contains the following:
- a CDS encoding MarR family transcriptional regulator, with amino-acid sequence MAQPATTDLAVSVPTDLDSARAKLVYLYLAASGGATAEDLCDDLAVTKGTVLSITGTLRDRGHLERADGRFELA; translated from the coding sequence ATGGCGCAGCCAGCGACGACTGACCTTGCCGTCTCGGTACCGACCGATCTCGATTCCGCTCGAGCGAAACTCGTCTACCTGTATCTCGCCGCGAGCGGTGGGGCGACCGCCGAAGACCTCTGTGACGACCTCGCGGTCACGAAAGGGACGGTCCTCTCGATTACCGGAACGCTTCGGGATCGCGGGCATCTCGAGCGAGCGGACGGGCGATTCGAACTCGCCTGA
- a CDS encoding HD domain-containing protein, protein MSNSPVDEDSRRIYFPDSDHDFPDEKLNSVLEFIDDDEEITAYLEAQNVNAVDRMQYNDHGSKHIEIVRNRALCLYDLLKAGDVDFNGARQQGLAEEDESVIIALAATIHDVGHVVHRDSHAYYSIPLAADILDRVLPEFYDVGDTVRMKGEILHAILCHHTAETPLTTEAGVIRVADALDMESGRSRIPYEYGGRGINTLSSQAIKRVSLQPGDTTPVMVEIEMTNAAGVYQVDNLLKAKLKDSGLEEEIRIVALNTNENHEQLVERIEL, encoded by the coding sequence ATGAGCAACTCCCCCGTCGACGAGGATTCCCGCCGCATCTACTTTCCCGACAGCGATCACGACTTTCCCGACGAGAAACTGAACTCGGTTCTCGAGTTCATCGACGACGACGAGGAGATCACCGCGTATCTCGAGGCCCAGAACGTCAACGCAGTCGACCGGATGCAGTACAACGACCACGGCTCGAAACACATCGAGATCGTCCGCAACCGGGCGCTGTGTCTCTACGACCTGCTCAAGGCCGGTGACGTCGACTTCAACGGTGCGCGCCAGCAGGGACTGGCCGAGGAGGACGAATCGGTCATCATCGCACTCGCGGCGACGATACACGACGTCGGCCACGTCGTCCACCGCGACAGCCACGCCTATTACTCGATTCCGCTGGCCGCGGACATCCTCGATCGAGTCCTGCCCGAGTTCTACGACGTCGGCGACACCGTCCGGATGAAAGGCGAGATCCTCCACGCGATCCTCTGTCACCACACCGCGGAAACGCCGCTGACCACCGAAGCGGGCGTCATTCGCGTCGCCGACGCCCTCGACATGGAGAGCGGTCGCTCCCGGATCCCCTACGAGTACGGCGGTCGCGGTATCAACACCCTCTCGAGTCAGGCGATCAAGCGCGTCTCGCTCCAGCCCGGCGACACCACGCCCGTGATGGTCGAGATCGAGATGACCAATGCCGCCGGCGTCTACCAGGTCGACAACCTGCTCAAGGCCAAGCTCAAAGACTCAGGCCTCGAAGAGGAGATCCGGATCGTCGCGCTCAACACGAACGAGAATCACGAGCAGTTGGTCGAGCGGATCGAGCTGTAA
- a CDS encoding redoxin domain-containing protein gives MVTTGDAAPDFTAPLANGDIEEFTLSERLEDEAPIVLAFFPGAFTGVCTTEMCTFQDRLAAFNGLDATVYGVSRDSPFTLNEFREQNGLEFGLISDYNKEIIDDYELPMDFADLGVYGVAKRSVFVVDADGEIAYSWVSDDPGVEPDYDEVEAAVENLS, from the coding sequence ATGGTAACGACCGGCGATGCTGCACCCGACTTCACCGCACCGCTCGCAAACGGCGACATCGAGGAGTTCACGCTCTCCGAGCGCCTCGAGGACGAGGCACCGATCGTCCTCGCCTTCTTCCCCGGCGCGTTCACCGGCGTCTGTACGACCGAGATGTGTACGTTCCAGGACCGCCTGGCCGCATTCAATGGATTAGACGCCACCGTCTACGGCGTCAGCCGCGATTCGCCGTTTACGCTCAACGAGTTCCGCGAGCAGAACGGCCTCGAGTTCGGTCTCATCAGCGACTACAACAAGGAGATCATTGACGACTACGAACTCCCGATGGACTTCGCCGATCTGGGCGTCTACGGCGTGGCCAAGCGCTCGGTGTTCGTCGTCGACGCCGACGGCGAAATCGCCTACTCGTGGGTTAGCGACGACCCCGGCGTCGAACCCGACTACGACGAGGTCGAAGCCGCCGTCGAGAACCTGTCCTGA
- a CDS encoding twin-arginine translocase TatA/TatE family subunit has product MVAEIAPLFIPGGMGPPELAIILIIAVLLFGANKIPKLARSTGEAMGEFQKGREKVETELEEMRDGSGNVDEADRNDDEFVDTEPVTSEEETTTDAETEAETETN; this is encoded by the coding sequence ATGGTAGCCGAAATTGCACCGCTGTTCATCCCCGGCGGCATGGGACCTCCGGAACTCGCAATCATCCTCATCATCGCGGTCTTGCTCTTCGGGGCGAACAAGATCCCGAAGCTCGCACGGTCGACCGGTGAGGCGATGGGTGAGTTCCAGAAGGGGCGCGAGAAAGTTGAAACGGAACTCGAAGAAATGCGTGACGGTAGCGGGAACGTCGACGAGGCAGACCGTAACGACGACGAGTTCGTTGACACGGAGCCCGTCACCTCCGAAGAGGAGACGACCACCGACGCTGAAACCGAAGCGGAAACGGAAACCAACTAA
- a CDS encoding acyl-CoA dehydrogenase family protein, which produces MRYNDSDRAREVAERANDLMEEVVLPIERERAGGMAVSSGTVAELREAAREYDIYAPQIPEEYGGMGLSFRDSLPAFEEAGRSLLGQVAMRVDAPDEGNMHLLELVGDDLQKETYLEPLVAGDIKSGFSMTEPMQGAGSDPKMIRTTAERDGDEWVIDGHKWWTTQGVEADVLIVLARTDPDAHPYEGCSLFLVPADADGVDVIRDVPHMGGGGHGVSHAEIRYENVRVPEEHLLGELNQGFVHAQERLGPARLTHCMRFSGMAQRALDIAKAYTSERDGFDSTLSDKQSLRHRIADAEAKLHMARTGIRDAADRIAAGDEARIPVSMCKVFTANTTQDAVDLAVQCCGANGIGKDLPLSDFYESVRQFRIVDGADEVHRRVIARAAFENVPEEELEPLTRFGDPNRERRTEH; this is translated from the coding sequence ATGCGATACAATGACAGTGATCGAGCACGCGAGGTCGCCGAGCGTGCCAACGATTTGATGGAAGAAGTCGTTCTTCCGATCGAACGCGAGCGGGCCGGCGGGATGGCCGTCTCGAGCGGTACCGTCGCGGAACTGCGCGAGGCCGCTCGCGAGTACGACATCTACGCCCCACAGATCCCCGAGGAGTACGGCGGCATGGGACTGAGCTTCCGCGATTCGCTGCCCGCGTTCGAGGAAGCGGGCCGCAGTCTCCTCGGCCAGGTCGCGATGCGTGTCGACGCCCCCGACGAGGGGAACATGCACCTCCTCGAACTGGTCGGCGACGACTTACAGAAAGAAACCTACCTCGAGCCGCTGGTCGCGGGCGACATCAAGTCCGGCTTCTCGATGACCGAGCCGATGCAGGGTGCGGGATCGGATCCGAAAATGATTCGGACGACGGCTGAAAGGGATGGCGACGAGTGGGTCATCGACGGCCACAAGTGGTGGACGACACAGGGCGTCGAGGCCGACGTCCTGATCGTCCTCGCCCGGACCGATCCCGACGCTCACCCCTACGAGGGCTGTTCACTCTTTCTCGTGCCGGCGGACGCCGACGGCGTCGACGTGATCCGCGACGTTCCCCACATGGGCGGCGGCGGTCACGGGGTTTCCCACGCCGAAATCCGCTACGAGAACGTTCGCGTGCCCGAAGAACACCTGCTCGGCGAGCTGAATCAGGGATTTGTCCACGCCCAGGAACGCCTCGGCCCGGCCCGACTGACCCACTGTATGCGTTTTTCCGGCATGGCCCAACGCGCCCTCGACATCGCGAAGGCCTACACGAGCGAACGCGACGGGTTCGATTCCACGCTCTCGGACAAGCAGTCGCTTCGCCACCGAATCGCCGACGCCGAGGCCAAACTCCACATGGCCCGAACCGGAATCCGCGACGCCGCCGACCGGATCGCGGCCGGCGACGAGGCCCGCATCCCCGTCTCGATGTGCAAAGTGTTCACCGCAAACACCACCCAGGACGCAGTCGATCTGGCCGTCCAGTGTTGTGGTGCAAACGGGATCGGGAAGGACCTTCCGCTGTCGGACTTCTACGAATCGGTCCGGCAGTTCCGCATCGTCGACGGCGCAGACGAGGTCCACCGTCGCGTCATCGCTCGAGCCGCCTTCGAGAACGTTCCCGAGGAGGAACTCGAGCCACTGACCCGCTTTGGCGATCCGAATCGAGAGCGACGGACGGAGCACTGA
- a CDS encoding SDR family NAD(P)-dependent oxidoreductase: protein MSELFDLDGRVAVVTGGGRGIGRAIAVELANAGAAVVPSARSADEIEAVAAAIEDAGGDAVAVPADVTDPDAVRNVIDRAAAEFGGVDIVVNNAGFNPDDALGRPEDVDTESLDRVLDVNLNGAYEVSHAAADHLLESDGGSVINVASVGGLVGLPRQHPYVASKHGLVGLTKSMSLDWAPDVRVNAVAPGYVSTELTTELEENDRLRQSILDRTPLDRFAEPEEIAGPVVFLASEAASYVTGSVLAADGGWTSR, encoded by the coding sequence ATGAGCGAGTTATTCGATCTCGACGGGAGGGTCGCAGTGGTAACGGGCGGCGGACGCGGCATCGGCCGCGCCATCGCCGTCGAACTGGCGAACGCAGGGGCTGCGGTGGTCCCGAGCGCCCGCTCGGCGGACGAGATCGAGGCCGTCGCGGCGGCAATCGAAGACGCGGGCGGTGACGCGGTCGCCGTCCCCGCGGACGTGACCGATCCCGACGCCGTCCGAAACGTCATCGACCGAGCCGCCGCCGAGTTCGGCGGCGTCGATATCGTCGTCAACAACGCCGGCTTCAATCCGGACGACGCGCTCGGCCGGCCAGAAGACGTCGACACCGAGAGCCTCGACCGCGTGCTGGACGTCAACTTGAACGGCGCCTACGAGGTCTCCCACGCGGCGGCGGATCACCTCCTCGAGAGCGACGGCGGTTCCGTGATCAACGTCGCGAGCGTCGGCGGACTGGTTGGACTGCCGCGCCAGCATCCCTACGTGGCCTCGAAACACGGGCTCGTCGGGCTCACGAAGAGCATGTCGCTGGATTGGGCTCCCGACGTCAGGGTCAACGCCGTCGCGCCCGGCTACGTCTCGACGGAACTCACCACGGAACTCGAGGAAAACGATCGGCTGCGCCAGTCGATCCTCGACCGGACGCCACTGGATCGATTCGCCGAACCCGAGGAAATCGCCGGCCCCGTCGTCTTCCTCGCGAGCGAGGCCGCGAGTTACGTTACCGGCTCCGTGCTCGCGGCCGACGGCGGCTGGACGTCGCGATAG
- a CDS encoding long-chain fatty acid--CoA ligase, whose amino-acid sequence MTGLTLRPFFWRPTHLFPETRLVSRTHDGIVESSYGEFGDRVRSLLAALADRGFGHGDRIGTFGWNHHRHLEAYYAAPLSGAQLHTINVQLGDDDITYIAEDADDDVLFVDPGEPFETIERLWDELAVDEVVVMGEAVPDTDIDAVAYEDLIAEYDPVDEGNLPDLEEDYPAGMCYTSGTTGRPKGVEYTHKMIYAHAMMVMTPAGLGIEEGDVVMPVVPMFHVNSWEFPYAATMAGATQVYPGPSPSAADLLELIEREGVTMTAGVPTVWINLLEHVDERGGDLSSLERIVVGGSAAPEEMMRRYDEEFDVTVEHAWGMTETMSIGSVSRPKSRMADWDPSRKYEKRRKQGLLSPGLEMRVVNDAGEEVPWDGESAGELWVRGPTVITEYYNRPQANEEDFADSWLKTGDIVSVDEDGYIEVVDRAKDVIKSGGEWISSIALENALMANPDVVEAAVVGVPHEKWQERPLATVVTVEGADPDEDELQEHLRETLEQPDWWLPDEIRVLERIPKTATGKFDKQGLREKLDVGDAETEDR is encoded by the coding sequence ATGACGGGACTGACGCTCCGACCGTTCTTCTGGCGGCCGACCCACCTCTTCCCGGAGACGCGACTCGTCTCGCGGACGCACGACGGCATCGTCGAGAGTTCCTACGGCGAGTTCGGCGACCGCGTCCGATCGCTGCTCGCGGCGCTCGCCGACCGCGGCTTCGGTCACGGGGATCGAATCGGGACGTTCGGCTGGAACCACCACCGGCACCTCGAGGCCTACTACGCCGCGCCGCTGTCGGGCGCGCAGTTGCACACGATCAACGTGCAACTCGGCGACGACGATATCACGTACATCGCCGAGGATGCCGATGACGACGTCCTGTTCGTCGATCCGGGCGAGCCGTTCGAGACGATCGAGCGGCTGTGGGACGAGCTGGCGGTCGACGAAGTCGTCGTGATGGGCGAGGCGGTGCCCGACACCGACATCGACGCCGTCGCCTACGAGGATCTTATCGCGGAGTACGACCCGGTCGACGAGGGCAACCTCCCCGACCTCGAGGAGGACTACCCCGCGGGGATGTGTTACACTTCGGGAACGACCGGTCGGCCGAAGGGCGTCGAGTACACCCACAAGATGATCTACGCCCACGCTATGATGGTGATGACCCCTGCCGGCCTCGGCATCGAGGAAGGCGACGTGGTCATGCCCGTCGTGCCGATGTTCCACGTCAACTCCTGGGAGTTTCCCTACGCCGCGACGATGGCCGGGGCGACGCAGGTCTATCCCGGTCCGTCACCGAGCGCGGCCGACCTGCTCGAGTTAATCGAGCGCGAGGGTGTCACCATGACCGCCGGCGTTCCCACGGTCTGGATCAATCTCCTCGAGCACGTCGACGAACGCGGCGGCGACCTCTCGAGTCTCGAGCGGATCGTCGTCGGGGGCAGCGCCGCGCCGGAGGAGATGATGCGCCGCTACGACGAGGAGTTCGACGTCACCGTCGAACACGCCTGGGGGATGACCGAGACGATGAGCATCGGCTCGGTCTCGAGACCGAAATCTCGAATGGCCGACTGGGACCCGAGCCGCAAGTATGAGAAGCGTCGGAAACAGGGACTGCTCTCTCCCGGCCTCGAGATGCGCGTCGTCAACGACGCGGGCGAGGAAGTCCCGTGGGACGGTGAGTCGGCCGGCGAACTGTGGGTCCGCGGGCCGACGGTCATCACGGAGTACTACAACCGCCCGCAGGCCAACGAGGAGGACTTTGCGGACAGCTGGCTGAAAACGGGCGATATCGTCTCCGTCGACGAGGACGGCTACATCGAGGTCGTCGACCGCGCGAAGGACGTCATCAAGAGCGGCGGCGAGTGGATCTCCTCGATCGCGCTCGAGAACGCGCTGATGGCCAATCCGGACGTCGTTGAGGCGGCAGTGGTCGGCGTGCCCCACGAGAAATGGCAGGAGCGACCGCTCGCAACCGTCGTCACTGTCGAGGGTGCAGATCCCGACGAGGACGAACTCCAAGAGCACTTGCGGGAAACGCTCGAGCAGCCCGACTGGTGGCTCCCCGACGAGATCCGCGTCCTCGAGCGGATTCCCAAGACGGCGACAGGAAAGTTCGACAAGCAGGGACTGCGCGAAAAGCTTGACGTAGGCGACGCCGAAACGGAGGACCGATGA